AGACAGACCCTCTTGTTGTGTTCACACCGTCGGGCAAGCGCGGGCGGTTTCCGGTGGGGACGCCGATCCTGACAGCGGCGCGTCAGTTGGGCGTCGATCTTGACTCGGTCTGCGGTGGGCGCGGGATATGCAGCAAATGCCAGATTACACCCAGCTATGGTGAATTCCCCAAACACGGCGTGACCGTGGCTGATAGTGCGCTCTCGGAGTGGAACAGCGTCGAGGCCCGCTATGACGAAAAACGCGGGCTAATATCCGGGCGGCGTTTGGGATGCCAGGCGCAGGTCATGGGGGATGTGGTCATTGATGTGCCCCCCGAAAGCCAGGTGCATAAACAGGTGGTGCGCAAACGCGCAGAAGCGCGCGATATCGTCATGAACCCCTCGGTTCGCATGTACTATGTTGAAGTAGAACAGCCCGACATGCACGAACCGTCGGGTGATTTGGAACGGCTGGCCAAAGCGCTTGAGGAACAATGGGACATCGCGGGCGCAACGGCTGATCTTGGTGTGTTGCATGGTCTGCAGCCGATCCTGCGCAAAGGCGAGTGGAAAGTCACGGTTGCAGTGCAGCAGCACAGTGAAGGCCAAACACCAAAGGTTATTCAGGTCTGGCCCGGATTTTATGAGGGTAAAATCTTTGGTTTGGCGGTCGATTTGGGCTCAACCACGATTGCGGCGCATTTATGTGATCTGACGGACGGAGAGGTCGTGGCCTCATCGGGCATCATGAACCCGCAAATCCGCTTTGGCGAAGACCTGATGAGCCGGGTGAGCTATTCGATGATGAACTCAGGCGGGGCTGCAGAAATGACTGCGGCTGTCCGCGAGGGAATGAACGCGCTTTTCGATCAGATTTCCCAAGAGGCCGAGATTGACAAGACACTGATCATGGATGCGGTGTTTGTCTGTAATCCGGTTATGCATCATTTGTTCCTCGGGATTGATCCCTTTGAATTGGGACAGGCGCCATTTGCGCTTGGCACGTCGTCTTCGCTGAATTTGCGTGCGCGTGATCTTGATCTCGACATTCACCCAAATGCCGACATTTACATCCTGCCTTGTATCGCAGGACATGTTGGAGCCGATGCGGCCGCGGTCGCCCTTTCCGAAGCGCCCGACAAGTCCAAGGATCTTGTTCTGGTCGTTGATGTGGGCACCAATGCCGAGATCCTGCTGGGCAATGCGGAAAAGGTTCTGGCCTGTTCGTCTCCCACCGGCCCTGCCTTTGAGGGCGCGCAGATCAGTTCCGGACAACGGGCCGCACCGGGTGCGATCGAACGCGTCGAGATTGATCCGACAACCAAAGACGTGCGCTTCAAGGTGATCGGGTGCGACCTGTGGTCCGACGAGGATGGCTTTGCAGAGGCAACAGAGGCCACGGGCATCACCGGCATCTGTGGCTCGGGCATCATCGAGATGGTGGCCGAGATGCGCCTGACAGGGATCCTTGATGGTCCTGGACTTATTGGATCCCCGGAAC
This DNA window, taken from Roseovarius sp. S88, encodes the following:
- a CDS encoding ASKHA domain-containing protein, producing the protein MSETDPLVVFTPSGKRGRFPVGTPILTAARQLGVDLDSVCGGRGICSKCQITPSYGEFPKHGVTVADSALSEWNSVEARYDEKRGLISGRRLGCQAQVMGDVVIDVPPESQVHKQVVRKRAEARDIVMNPSVRMYYVEVEQPDMHEPSGDLERLAKALEEQWDIAGATADLGVLHGLQPILRKGEWKVTVAVQQHSEGQTPKVIQVWPGFYEGKIFGLAVDLGSTTIAAHLCDLTDGEVVASSGIMNPQIRFGEDLMSRVSYSMMNSGGAAEMTAAVREGMNALFDQISQEAEIDKTLIMDAVFVCNPVMHHLFLGIDPFELGQAPFALGTSSSLNLRARDLDLDIHPNADIYILPCIAGHVGADAAAVALSEAPDKSKDLVLVVDVGTNAEILLGNAEKVLACSSPTGPAFEGAQISSGQRAAPGAIERVEIDPTTKDVRFKVIGCDLWSDEDGFAEATEATGITGICGSGIIEMVAEMRLTGILDGPGLIGSPEQTGTSRCFLDGRTYSYMVWDGSAEGGPVITVTNRDIREIQMAKAALYSGARLLMDKFGVDEVDRVVLAGAFGAHISPKHAMVLGMIPDAPLDKVTSAGNAAGTGARIALLNTSARREIEQTVHQIHKIETAIEPRFQEHFVNASNIPNAVEPFPILKSIVDLPDVNFNTGGDTGGEGGRRRRRRG